In a single window of the Candidatus Thermoplasmatota archaeon genome:
- a CDS encoding class II glutamine amidotransferase encodes MCRLFAVIAKEPKALKEWLIESKNSILEQSKEHRHGWGLAWLENRNFRIDKSTTPAYKDKTFLALAQMINSKLNIVHIRKASVGTIKLENNQPFIRGKWVFTHNGTISNYKKLLPLINVKHLRGETDSEVFFQLLMKNLKKLCAEKAISKTVADIARLCRYSSLNCVFSEGEKLYALRMYKKEPSYYRMNYLMADECVVVSSEKIGNGKWEKMNNHELMVVDKKCNIKRIAV; translated from the coding sequence ATGTGCAGATTATTTGCAGTAATTGCAAAAGAGCCTAAAGCACTAAAGGAGTGGTTGATTGAAAGCAAGAATTCCATTTTAGAGCAGAGTAAAGAGCACCGTCACGGCTGGGGTTTGGCATGGCTCGAAAATAGGAATTTCAGAATTGATAAATCTACAACCCCTGCTTACAAAGATAAAACTTTTCTGGCTCTTGCTCAGATGATAAATTCAAAGCTCAATATTGTGCATATAAGAAAAGCAAGTGTCGGAACTATAAAACTTGAGAACAATCAGCCTTTTATAAGAGGAAAATGGGTTTTTACTCATAACGGCACCATTTCAAATTACAAAAAATTACTACCCTTAATTAATGTAAAACATTTGAGGGGCGAAACTGATAGTGAAGTATTCTTTCAGCTACTAATGAAGAATCTAAAAAAGCTGTGCGCTGAGAAAGCAATTTCTAAAACTGTAGCTGATATTGCCAGGCTTTGTAGGTACTCAAGCTTGAATTGTGTTTTTAGTGAAGGAGAAAAACTTTACGCACTGCGCATGTACAAAAAAGAGCCTTCTTATTATAGAATGAATTATTTAATGGCTGATGAGTGTGTAGTTGTAAGCTCTGAGAAAATAGGTAATGGAAAATGGGAAAAGATGAATAATCATGAGTTGATGGTTGTAGATAAAAAGTGTAATATTAAGAGAATTGCAGTTTGA
- a CDS encoding ERCC4 domain-containing protein has product MIIDTHEPKSIQNLLAEKGVKFEVKTITPGDYVVGKIGIERKTLRDFFSSMIKKRLFEQLKRLKECYSSSILILEGDINEINYFKNPGAFWGCFYTIISELGIPIFFTPDRNQTAILLYTLYQRQFKEKREEALRFKPKFLTQEQMQEFLVQGLPGIGEKLSKSLLQHFGSVRNVYLAKEKDLMKVEGIGEKTAKEVTALLDRKYKSKQERL; this is encoded by the coding sequence GTGATTATCGATACTCATGAGCCCAAATCAATTCAAAATTTGCTCGCTGAGAAAGGCGTGAAGTTTGAGGTTAAGACAATAACTCCTGGAGATTATGTTGTTGGAAAGATTGGCATAGAAAGGAAAACTTTGCGCGATTTCTTCAGCTCAATGATAAAGAAAAGATTGTTTGAGCAGTTGAAAAGGTTAAAAGAATGTTATAGCAGCTCAATACTTATTTTAGAAGGCGATATCAACGAAATAAATTATTTCAAAAACCCAGGTGCTTTCTGGGGCTGCTTCTATACAATAATTTCTGAGCTTGGAATACCTATATTCTTCACCCCTGACAGAAATCAAACTGCAATTCTACTTTATACGCTCTATCAGCGCCAGTTTAAAGAGAAGCGAGAAGAAGCTCTAAGATTCAAGCCCAAATTTTTAACTCAAGAGCAAATGCAAGAATTCTTGGTTCAGGGCTTGCCTGGCATAGGTGAAAAATTATCAAAATCGTTACTACAACATTTTGGCTCTGTGAGAAATGTCTATCTTGCAAAAGAGAAAGATTTAATGAAAGTCGAAGGGATAGGTGAAAAGACTGCAAAAGAGGTTACCGCGCTTTTAGATAGGAAGTATAAGAGCAAGCAGGAAAGATTGTAG
- a CDS encoding tRNA (adenine-N1)-methyltransferase — MLAENDLVVLVDEKGNKVLVRIKDKVEKIKRLGVFNPSILIGKEYGSAIEIGRKKFFILKPNITDKIETIRRKAQIILPKDSAVIALHCDIRNGSLVVEGGTGSGALTLVLANLVAPNGKVISYELRKDFAEFAFENIKKAKLEKNIEIKVRDIILGIDEREADAVILDIPNPWDAVKNAYDALKVSGSFCSYSPLVNQVENTVKELRRYNFIDIKTFENLQREIVVGERGTRPNFEMLAHTGYLTFARKLK; from the coding sequence ATGCTCGCTGAGAATGATCTTGTAGTGCTTGTAGATGAAAAGGGCAATAAAGTATTGGTTAGGATAAAAGATAAAGTTGAGAAGATAAAAAGGCTTGGGGTGTTTAACCCTAGCATTTTGATTGGAAAAGAATACGGCTCCGCGATCGAAATAGGTAGAAAGAAATTCTTCATACTCAAGCCGAACATAACGGATAAAATAGAAACTATTCGAAGGAAAGCTCAGATAATTTTACCGAAGGATTCTGCAGTTATTGCGCTTCATTGCGATATAAGAAATGGCAGTCTTGTTGTTGAAGGTGGTACAGGCTCAGGCGCTCTAACTCTAGTTCTTGCAAATTTAGTAGCGCCTAATGGAAAAGTTATAAGCTACGAGCTGCGCAAGGATTTTGCAGAATTTGCATTTGAAAATATAAAAAAAGCTAAGCTAGAAAAAAACATAGAAATAAAAGTCAGAGACATAATTCTGGGGATAGATGAGAGAGAGGCGGATGCTGTAATTCTTGATATTCCTAATCCTTGGGATGCCGTGAAAAATGCTTACGATGCTTTAAAAGTATCTGGTAGCTTCTGCTCCTATTCTCCGCTAGTAAATCAAGTTGAAAACACAGTAAAAGAGCTTAGGAGATATAATTTTATAGACATAAAGACATTCGAGAATTTGCAAAGAGAGATAGTAGTTGGGGAAAGGGGCACTAGACCCAACTTTGAAATGCTGGCTCATACCGGATATTTAACATTTGCAAGAAAGTTAAAGTAG
- a CDS encoding nucleotidyltransferase domain-containing protein: MLFGSYAEGRATPDSDIDILVVTNNRLSRGERYSLSHKLFKDLSLSVQLILITQLLKIHKK, translated from the coding sequence ATTCTCTTTGGCTCCTACGCAGAAGGTCGCGCAACTCCTGACAGCGATATTGATATCCTGGTTGTTACTAATAATCGCTTAAGCAGAGGGGAGCGCTATTCCTTAAGTCATAAATTGTTTAAAGACCTGTCTCTCTCAGTTCAATTAATTTTGATTACCCAGCTTTTGAAGATTCACAAAAAGTAA